AACGACGATGAGGCCTTACCCGTGGACAAGATTCTTCACCAACCACTGGGCGGCAACGAAATGCCGCGCTTCGGCGGCATCGCCACCATGCTGCGACTCCCCCATTTGCCATCCGCTGCCGGCCTGGACGCTGCCTTTATCGGCATCCCGCTGGACATCGGCACTTCCCTGCGCCCCGGCACCCGTTTCGGGCCACGTGAAATCCGCGCTGAATCGGTGATGATCCGCCCGTACAACATGGCCACCGGCGCCGCGCCGTTCGATTCGCTGTCGGTTGCCGACATCGGTGACGTGGCGATCAACACGTTCAACCTGCTGGACGCCGTGCGAATCATCGAAGAGGCCTACGACAATATCCTCGAACACGATGTGATCCCCCTGACCCTTGGCGGCGATCACACCATCACCCTGCCGATCCTGCGTGCCATCCATAAAAAGCACGGCAAGGTCGGCCTGGTGCACATCGACGCTCACGCCGATGTGAACGATCACATGTTCGGCGAGAAGATCGCCCACGGCACCACCTTCCGTCGCGCTGTAGAAGAAGGCCTTCTGGATTGCGACCGCGTGGTGCAAATTGGCCTGCGCGCCCAGGGTTACACCGCTGATGACTTCAACTGGAGCCGCAATCAAGGCTTCCGTGTGGTTCAGGCTGAAGAATGCTGGCACAAATCCCTGGCACCGCTGATGGCCGAAGTTCGCGAGAAAGTCGGCGGCGGTCCGGTGTACCTGAGTTTCGATATCGACGGTATCGACCCGGCCTGGGCACCCGGCACTGGCACCCCGGAAATCGGCGGTCTGACGACCATTCAGGCGATCGAAATCGTGCGCGGCTGCCAAGGCCTCGACCTGGTCGGTTGCGACCTGGTAGAAGTCTCGCCAGCGTACGACACCACCGGTAATACCTCGCTGTTGGGCGCCAACCTGCTGTACGAAATGCTCTGCGTACTGCCGGGCGTGGTCCATCGCTGAGGATCGGTCATGAGCGAACGTGATCAGGTACTCAACGCTGCCGCCGAGCTGGTATCGGCCTTTGCCCGTAACGATCGCGAAGCCTACTTCGGCGCATTCAGCGTTGATGCCAGCTTCGTGTTCTACACCCTCGAGCAGCCCCTGCTGTCGCGCGATGCTTATCAGGCGTTGTGGGACACCTGGCGCGCCGAGGACGGCTTCGAGGTGCTGTCCTGCACCTCGAGCAACGCCTTCGTCAGCCTGCAAGGTGACGTGGCGATTTTCATCCATGACGTGGCCACCGAGCTGCGCATGCAAGGGGAGCATCACTTCAGCCAGGAGCGCGAGACGATTGTTTTCAAAAAACAGACGTCTGGCCAAGAACAACAAGGCCTATGGCTGGCCTGCCACGAACATTTGTCCGCCATGCCGGAAGGGCTGCCACCCCCTTAGCCAAACAGGTGACGCTCACGCACGATGAGCGCGCCTTTATGATCGGAGCAGATCATGAATAACAACAACAAAGAAAAAAGCCTTAGCAGCATCGAAACAAACGGGGTCGAACAGATCCCGGATCATGAGCGCGACGCCAGACCCAGCGACCTGTTTCGCCTGATCTTCGGCGGTGCCAATACCTTTGCCACAGCGGTGCTCGGCAGTTTTCCCGTGCTGTTCGGCCTGTCCTTCCAGGCGGGTGTGTGGGCGATTGTGTTGGGCGTGGTGATCGGTGCGCTGATCCTGGCGCCGATGGGCCTGTTCGGACCGATCAACGGCACCAACAACGCCGTTTCCTCCGGTGCACACTTCGGCGTGCATGGACGAATCGTCGGCTCTTTCCTGTCACTGTTGACCGCTATCGCGTTCTTTTCGCTCTCCGTATGGAGTTCGGGCGATGCGCTGGTGGGCGGCGCCAAACGCCTGATCAACCTGCCGGAAACCGACCTCACCCTGGGCCTGGCGTACGGTCTGTTCGCGCTGCTGGTATTGACGGTGTGCATTTACGGCTTCCGCTTCATGCTGTGGGTCAACCGCATCGCGGTGTGGGCCGCCAGCCTGTTGTTCCTGCTCGGCATCTTCGCCTTCGCCCCGGCGTTCGACAGTCAATACGCCGGCAGCGTGGCCCTCGGTCAGGCGGGGTTCTGGGCGGCGTTCATCGGCGCGGCGCTGGTGGCCATGAGCAACCCGATTTCCTTCGGCGCGTTCCTCGGCGACTGGTCGCGTTACATCCCGCGTGATACGCCGAAAGGCCGGATCATGCTGTCGGTGATTGCCGCACAACTGGCCACGCTGATTCCGTTCCTGTTCGGCCTCGCCACCGCCACCATCGTGGCGGTCAAGGCACCGGACTACATCGCGGCCAACAACTACGTCGGCGGTCTGCTGGCAGTGTCACCGAGCTGGTTCTTCCTGCCGGTGTGCCTGATTGCGGTAATCGGCGGTATGTCCACCGGCACCACTTCGCTGTATGGCACCGGGCTGGACATGTCCAGCGTGTTCCCACGGGTGCTGTCGCGGGTCAAGGCAACGCTGCTGATCGGGGTGATGTCGATTGCCTTCATCTTCATCGGGCGCTTTGCGGCGAACCTGGTGCAGAGCGTGTCGACCTTCGCCGTGCTGATCATCACCTGCACCACTCCGTGGATGGTGATCATGATCATCGGCCTGTTGGTGCGTCGCGGCTTCTACTGCCCGGATGACCTGCAAGTGTTCACCCGTGGCGAGAAAGGCGGCCGTTACTGGTTCACCCACGGCTGGAACTGGCGTGGCCTGGGCGCCTGGATCCCGAGCGCGCTGGTGGGTTTGTGCTTCGTGAACCTGCCGGGGCAGTTTGTCGGGCCACTCGGGAATCTGGCGGGCGGTATCGACATCAGCCTGCCGGTGACCCTCGGCCTGGCCTCGCTGGTGTACCTGACGCTGCTGAGCCTGTTCCCGGAACCGGCCACGGTGTTCGGCCCCAACGATCCACGCAGCAAGGGCAAGGATTCGCTCGGTAAACCGGCGTTGCGCCAAGCCGCCTGATTCAACGCATTACCTGTGGTCAACGCATTACCTGTGGGAGCGTGGCTTGCCCGCGATGAACGATAACGCGGTCGGCCTGACTGACCGTGGCGCTCCCTTCGCGGGCAAGCCTCGCTCCCACAGGGATTGGTATTCCCACAAAGATTGATTTTCGCCTCACCATAAAAAAGACAATCGGAGACACGCCATCATGGCTTTGGATTTATTCGTCGTACTCATCTACGCCGCCGCGATGCTGGTGCTCGGCTACTACGGCATGCGCAAGGCCAAGACCAACGAAGACTTTTTGGTCGCCGGTCGTAACCTCGGCCCGAGCCTGTACATGGGCACCATGGCCGCTACCGTTCTGGGCGGCGCATCTACCGTCGGCACCGTACGCCTGGGCTACGTCCATGGCATCTCCGGTTTCTGGCTCTGCGCGGCCCTCGGTTGCGGGATCGTGGCGCTGAACCTGTTCCTCGCCAAACCACTGCTGAAACTGAAAATCTACACCGTTACCCAGGTGCTGGAAAAACGCTACAACCCGATGGCCCGCTCCGCGAGCGCGGTGATCATGCTGGCGTATGCGCTGATGATCGGCGTGGTCTCGATCCTGGCCATTGGCACCGTGCTGCAAGTGCTGTTCGACCTGCCGTTCTGGCTGTCGGTATTGGTCGGCGGTGGCGTGGTGGTGATTTATTCCGCGATTGGCGGCATGTGGTCGCTGACCCTGACCGACATCGTCCAGTTCGTGATCAAGACCGTAGGCC
The Pseudomonas lini DNA segment above includes these coding regions:
- the speB gene encoding agmatinase, whose amino-acid sequence is MDKILHQPLGGNEMPRFGGIATMLRLPHLPSAAGLDAAFIGIPLDIGTSLRPGTRFGPREIRAESVMIRPYNMATGAAPFDSLSVADIGDVAINTFNLLDAVRIIEEAYDNILEHDVIPLTLGGDHTITLPILRAIHKKHGKVGLVHIDAHADVNDHMFGEKIAHGTTFRRAVEEGLLDCDRVVQIGLRAQGYTADDFNWSRNQGFRVVQAEECWHKSLAPLMAEVREKVGGGPVYLSFDIDGIDPAWAPGTGTPEIGGLTTIQAIEIVRGCQGLDLVGCDLVEVSPAYDTTGNTSLLGANLLYEMLCVLPGVVHR
- a CDS encoding nuclear transport factor 2 family protein → MSERDQVLNAAAELVSAFARNDREAYFGAFSVDASFVFYTLEQPLLSRDAYQALWDTWRAEDGFEVLSCTSSNAFVSLQGDVAIFIHDVATELRMQGEHHFSQERETIVFKKQTSGQEQQGLWLACHEHLSAMPEGLPPP
- a CDS encoding cytosine permease; its protein translation is MNNNNKEKSLSSIETNGVEQIPDHERDARPSDLFRLIFGGANTFATAVLGSFPVLFGLSFQAGVWAIVLGVVIGALILAPMGLFGPINGTNNAVSSGAHFGVHGRIVGSFLSLLTAIAFFSLSVWSSGDALVGGAKRLINLPETDLTLGLAYGLFALLVLTVCIYGFRFMLWVNRIAVWAASLLFLLGIFAFAPAFDSQYAGSVALGQAGFWAAFIGAALVAMSNPISFGAFLGDWSRYIPRDTPKGRIMLSVIAAQLATLIPFLFGLATATIVAVKAPDYIAANNYVGGLLAVSPSWFFLPVCLIAVIGGMSTGTTSLYGTGLDMSSVFPRVLSRVKATLLIGVMSIAFIFIGRFAANLVQSVSTFAVLIITCTTPWMVIMIIGLLVRRGFYCPDDLQVFTRGEKGGRYWFTHGWNWRGLGAWIPSALVGLCFVNLPGQFVGPLGNLAGGIDISLPVTLGLASLVYLTLLSLFPEPATVFGPNDPRSKGKDSLGKPALRQAA